The genomic interval CGGTGCAGAACAGCATCGCCTTCAACCCCACCCCTGGGACCACCCGTGGCTTTCACGCCGAGCCGTGGGACAAATTCGTCTCGGTCGGCACTGGACGCATCTTCGGCGCCTGGGTCGACCTGCGCGAAGGACCCTCGTTCGGCGCGGTGTTCACCATCGAGCTCGACCCGTCACGCGCGGTGTTCGTCCCCCGCGGCGTCGGCAACTCGTACCAGACCCTCGACCCCGACACCTCGTACGTCTACCTGGTGAACGACCATTGGTCGCCCGACGCCGAATACTCCTTCCTGAACCTCGCCGATGAGACGGCCGCGGTGGCCTGGCCGATCCCACTCGCCGACGCCGTGCTGTCCGAGAAAGACCAAGCGCACCCGCGGCTCGCCGACGCCACTCCCGTCCCGCCGCGCAAGATCCTCGTGCTGGGCGCCGACGGCCAGCTCGGGCGGGCGCTGCGCAAGGAATTCGGAGACGCCTCGCACATCGAGTACGCCACCCGCACCGACTTCGACATCACGAAACCTGCTGCCCGGCACTGGCGCGACTACGGCACCATCATCAACGCCGCCGCCTACACGGCCGTCGACACCGCCGAGACGCTCGAGGGCCGCGCGGCGGCGTGGGCGGTCAACGCCACAGGTCCCGCGCTGCTGGCCCGTATCGCCGCCGAGAACGGCATCACCCTCGTGCACATCTCCAGCGACTACGTCTACGACGGCACCGCTGTAGACGCCTACAGCGAGGACGCCCCCTTCGCTCCGCTCGGCGTCTACGGGCAGACCAAAGCAGCCGGCGACCTCGCCGTCACCACCGCACCGCGGCACTACATCATCCGCACATCCTGGGTCATCGGCGACGGCAGCAACTTCGTCCGCACCATGGCCTCCCTCGCCGAACGCGGCATTAACCCGAACGTCGTCGACGACCAGACCGGACGACTCACGTTCACAGACGACGTCGCCCGCGGCATCCGACACCTGCTCTCTGTCGACGCGCCCTACGGGACGTACAACGTCACCGGCGCCGGCCAACCGCAGACCTGGGCATCGATCGCCGCCACGGTCTACGAGCTGACCGGACACGACCCCGCGCGGGTGACGCCCGTCTCGACCGACGACTACTACGCAGGAGCGGCTGGGGCCATCGCCTCCAGGCCCCGCAACAGCGTGCTGGACCTGTCGAAGATCGAAGCCACCGGATTCATGGCATCCAACACCCACGAATCACTGGAGTCATACCTCGCCGGTCGCGGCTGAGCGGTTGACCAGGGCCCGTGGGTAGGCTCGACGGGTGCGCATTCTTCTCGCCGGCGGTGCCGGCTACATCGGATCCCATGTCGCCCTCGTGCTGCTCGAAGCCGGCCACGAAGTACTCGTCGTCGACGACTACTCGAACAGCTCCCGCACGGCGATCGGCCGGGTCGAGAACCTCACCGAGCGCAGCGTCGAGGTCATCGATTGCGACCTCGCTGATCTCACCGCCTCGCGGGCTGCGCTGCACGGCCAGCAGTTCGACGCCGTCATCCACCTGGCGGGGCTGAAGGCCGTTGGCGAGTCGGTCGCCAAGCCCGCGCACTACTACCGCACCAACCTCACGTCGACCCTGAACCTGCTCGAGCTGATGGCCGACCACGGCGTGAACAAGCTCGTCTTCAGCTCGTCGGCCACTGTGTACGCGCCCGCCGCCGAGGGCGTGCAGAACCTGGATGAGGATCAGCCCGCCGGCACCGGAATCACCAACCCGTACGGCTGGACCAAGGCGATGAACGAGCAGATCATCCGCGACATCCAGCACAGCCGCCCTGAGCTCGAAGCCGTGCTGCTGCGCTATTTCAACCCGGTCGGCGCGCACCCGTCCGGCCGCATCGGCGAAGACCCATCGGGCATCCCCAACAACCTCATGCCGTTCGTCGCGCAGGTCGCGATCGGGCGGCGCGATCGCCTCGCCGTGTTCGGCGACCAGTATCCGACGCACGACGGCACCGGCGTGCGCGACTACATCCACGTGATGGACCTCGCTGAGGGCCACCTGGCCGCACTCGACCACCTGCGCGCCGGCGTCGCGACGTACAACCTCGGCACCGGCGAAGGACAGAGCGTCTTCGACGTGGTGCAGGCGTTCTCGGATGCCAGTGGCCGAGAGATCCCCTACGAGATCGTGGCCCCGCGCCCCGGCGATGTCGCCAAGGCTGTAGCCGACCCGTCGAAGGCCAATCGTGAGCTCAATTGGCGGGCGAAGCGTACCTTCGCGGAAGCGTGCCGCGACTCGTGGGCCTGGCAGTCGCAGAACCCGAACGGGTACTCGGCGGGCTAAGGCGCCGGCTCGAGTTCGGGAAGTATCAGCGCGCCGCGAGGAACTGGCGGGGTGGCCCTTCAACTCTTGCGATTGCAATCTTGACTTCCACGATTTCGTCCTTCAGATCGGAAAGACGTTCGTCGATGCGATCAATGCGGCCATCGAGACGATCGATCCGGCCATCGACGCGATCGATGCGTTCGCCGAGGTCTTTGCTCGTGCCGTCCATGCGGTGAATCATCCAGCCGAATCCACTCCCGAGGGCAAGCAGAATGGATGCGATGCCGATGAGCATCGTGATCATCTCGACGGACATGTACACCCCTTCATTGTGCCTCAGCGCCGACTTGGATGGGCCGGCACTTGCAACGCTACCGACGCCGTCGACCCCAACTCGCGCGGAAACCACCCACTGGGGACAACTTCCCTACGCGGCCAGATTGTGGACGAAGAGACGTCCGCGATCAGGGAATCGGCGCCGCGCACACCCGATACCGGCCGCCCTCGACAAGGACCTCGGTGTCGCATTGCAAACCGGTCAGACGGGGCACGCCGGCCATCGCGTCAGCATCCGACAGCCCGACATGCGCGCCCGACATCACGATCGGGCCGACGGCGGCACCCCACGGGTGCGCAGCCAGCCACGGGGCGCCGGTCTGATCGACCCACTCGCGGATCGGAGCCACGTCCGCACGCTGCGTCGCCAGGGTCTCTGAGCGCGGCTGCGCGGTCTGCAAGACGTGCCTGGCGATGCTCCACGCCAGCGAGGCGCTCAGCAGCACGATCGCGACGACGGCGATGACGCGCGCTGCGCC from Microbacterium sp. H1-D42 carries:
- a CDS encoding sugar nucleotide-binding protein, yielding MLTVTETPIPGLLVVDLPVHGDNRGWFKENWQREKMVAAGLPDFGPVQNSIAFNPTPGTTRGFHAEPWDKFVSVGTGRIFGAWVDLREGPSFGAVFTIELDPSRAVFVPRGVGNSYQTLDPDTSYVYLVNDHWSPDAEYSFLNLADETAAVAWPIPLADAVLSEKDQAHPRLADATPVPPRKILVLGADGQLGRALRKEFGDASHIEYATRTDFDITKPAARHWRDYGTIINAAAYTAVDTAETLEGRAAAWAVNATGPALLARIAAENGITLVHISSDYVYDGTAVDAYSEDAPFAPLGVYGQTKAAGDLAVTTAPRHYIIRTSWVIGDGSNFVRTMASLAERGINPNVVDDQTGRLTFTDDVARGIRHLLSVDAPYGTYNVTGAGQPQTWASIAATVYELTGHDPARVTPVSTDDYYAGAAGAIASRPRNSVLDLSKIEATGFMASNTHESLESYLAGRG
- the galE gene encoding UDP-glucose 4-epimerase GalE produces the protein MRILLAGGAGYIGSHVALVLLEAGHEVLVVDDYSNSSRTAIGRVENLTERSVEVIDCDLADLTASRAALHGQQFDAVIHLAGLKAVGESVAKPAHYYRTNLTSTLNLLELMADHGVNKLVFSSSATVYAPAAEGVQNLDEDQPAGTGITNPYGWTKAMNEQIIRDIQHSRPELEAVLLRYFNPVGAHPSGRIGEDPSGIPNNLMPFVAQVAIGRRDRLAVFGDQYPTHDGTGVRDYIHVMDLAEGHLAALDHLRAGVATYNLGTGEGQSVFDVVQAFSDASGREIPYEIVAPRPGDVAKAVADPSKANRELNWRAKRTFAEACRDSWAWQSQNPNGYSAG
- a CDS encoding response regulator, with the translated sequence MSVEMITMLIGIASILLALGSGFGWMIHRMDGTSKDLGERIDRVDGRIDRLDGRIDRIDERLSDLKDEIVEVKIAIARVEGPPRQFLAAR